The nucleotide window TTTAGGTCTAAATATATTGCATTTGTTGTTATCTAAAAAACTTAATTCCAAATCACCCCATTTTTTATTGTGATTTTTAAAAGATATATCATAGTAATTACTTTCAATTAGCCTATCCAATAACAAAATACATACTTTTATTTGGTCAGCGAAACGTTCACTGTCAACACATACGCCATGGTTTCTAAAATGGTCTTCCATAGCTTTTAGCTTATGTCTTACAATTATATAAAAATAAGCATGATCCCAGTTTCTATCATTCCAGGTTACTATTTTCTTTCATAATGTATTAAAATATATCAAAATTATTATATTAAATGTTTATGAAAGCTGGATGCAACCAGTCCGCTATTCCTTCCTTTAGTTTTTCAATCAAAGCAGAAAAACTAAACTCAGGTGTACTTTTCTTTAAAATATTGTAACTGCCATTTACATCAGCGTTAATTAAAACACCATCTTTAGACTTATACAATCCTCTGTGAACTCGTTTACCGCTAAATTCATGTTTTACTTTTGGTTCATACTTATTAGGCAATTTATCATTATCAACAAAACTTGCTTTACTTGTGTAGCTCTCATCTGTTACTTCAACTTTTATGTTACGTAACTCAGCCTTATACTTTATCTTTTGTATAAGTTGACCGAGAGAAATATTTACAAAGTTTTGGTTATTACGCTTACCTATGTTAATCCCATTGGTTGATTTAGATACATTCCCAATTACTATTTGAGAAATGTTATTTTCAACACAAATATCAACTATCTTCTTGCTTGTTTTATGTAAGTAATCATCAACCTGATTATTTCTTTTATCTGTAATTATTTGAAGTTTTTCTGACCATTTTTG belongs to Desulfobacterales bacterium and includes:
- a CDS encoding transposase, whose translation is QHEQVEMNENILAIDLGLDNLATCTTNGIIKPFVINGKPLKAINQLYNKRLAKLKSTLDKSQPDQKWSEKLQIITDKRNNQVDDYLHKTSKKIVDICVENNISQIVIGNVSKSTNGINIGKRNNQNFVNISLGQLIQKIKYKAELRNIKVEVTDESYTSKASFVDNDKLPNKYEPKVKHEFSGKRVHRGLYKSKDGVLINADVNGSYNILKKSTPEFSFSALIEKLKEGIADWLHPAFINI